In one Balaenoptera ricei isolate mBalRic1 chromosome 20, mBalRic1.hap2, whole genome shotgun sequence genomic region, the following are encoded:
- the C1QTNF1 gene encoding complement C1q tumor necrosis factor-related protein 1 isoform X2 has product MGPRGLGLALACCLLLAFACGPVLGRVPLGQQEQEGTREPPLDHAERDEEKHETYNSRQEEEPPASRCFRCCDPGTPMYQAIPVPQINITILKGEKGDRGDRGLQGKYGKTGSVGARGHTGPKGQKGSMGAPGDRCKNHYAAFSVGRKKPLHSNDYYQTVIFDTEFVNLYGHFNMFTGKFYCYVPGIYFFSLNVHTWNQKETYLHIMKNGEEVVILYAQVSDRSIMQSQSLMLELQDQDEVWVRLFKGERENAIFSDEFDTYITFSGYLVKPATEP; this is encoded by the exons ATGGGCCCCCGTGGGCTGGGACTCGCGCTGGCGTGCTGCCTGCTGCTGGCCTTCGCCTGTGGCCCGGTGCTGGGCCGCGTGCCCCTTGGGCAGCAGGAGCAGGAGGGGACCAGGGAGCCACCGCTGGACCACGCTGAGAG GGATGAAGAAAAGCATGAAACATACAACTCCAGGCAGGAAGAGGAGCCCCCCGCATCCCGGTGCTTTCGCTGCTGTGACCCTGGTACTCCCATGTACCAGGCCATCCCGGTGCCCCAGATCAACATCACCATCCTGAAAG GTGAGAAGGGCGACCGAGGAGATCGGGGCCTGCAAGGCAAATATGGCAAAACAGGCTCTGTGGGCGCCAGGGGCCACACGGGACCCAAAGGGCAGAAAGGGTCCATGGGGGCCCCCGGGGACCGGTGCAAGAACCACTACGCCGCCTTTTCGGTGGGCAGGAAGAAGCCCCTGCATAGCAACGACTACTACCAGACGGTGATTTTCGACACGGAGTTCGTGAACCTCTACGGCCACTTCAACATGTTCACGGGAAAATTCTACTGCTATGTCCCCGGCATCTACTTCTTCAGCCTCAACGTACACACCTGGAACCAGAAGGAGACATACCTGCACATCATGAAGAACGGGGAGGAGGTGGTGATCCTGTACGCCCAGGTGAGCGACCGCAGCATCATGCAGAGCCAGAGCCTGATGCTGGAGCTGCAGGACCAAGACGAGGTGTGGGTGCGCCTCTTCAAGGGCGAACGCGAAAACGCCATCTTCAGCGATGAGTTTGACACCTACATCACCTTCAGTGGCTACCTGGTCAAGCCCGCCACTGAGCCCTAG